In Gemmatimonadetes bacterium T265, one DNA window encodes the following:
- the rimO gene encoding ribosomal protein S12 methylthiotransferase RimO: MLGMKVALLTLGCDKNTVDSERYLAELVAHGATPTDDASEAEVILVNTCGFIDAAKQESIDALVGAGRLKVDGACQAVVAVGCMVQRHKDELAEALPEVDLFLGASEVDQLVPRLAARGLVASDALSAHPGVRLYTGDLPHVRYLKISEGCDHGCAFCAIPLMRGRHRSFAPADVVREAQLLELQGAREVNLVAQDLAHYGRDRGDGVRLPDLLELLLAETGVPWYRNLYLYPTGITPRLLDVVAASPRVVRYLDMPIQHASDAVLARMRRPERQRTMREKLARFRDAVPGVAIRTTCIVGFPGEAEDDFLALCDFLEEARFDRVGAFAYSPQEGTRAYDLADDVPDVVKRDRLERLTELQRAITAERYEERVGARATVLVDRAAAGGAGAAQARAAWQADDVDGVTWVETAAPAGSFVEVVVREVVDDYDFRATATGAAHDAPAPPAARRRAPRVLPLAVAGAGPGPAAPVGRYGR; encoded by the coding sequence ATGTTAGGCATGAAGGTCGCCCTGCTCACGCTCGGCTGCGACAAGAACACCGTCGACTCGGAGCGCTACTTGGCCGAGCTCGTCGCGCACGGCGCGACGCCGACCGACGACGCGAGCGAGGCCGAGGTGATCCTCGTCAACACGTGCGGGTTCATCGACGCGGCCAAGCAGGAGAGCATCGACGCGCTCGTTGGGGCGGGGCGGCTCAAGGTCGACGGCGCGTGCCAGGCGGTCGTGGCGGTCGGCTGCATGGTCCAGCGGCACAAGGACGAGCTGGCCGAGGCGCTCCCCGAGGTCGACCTGTTCCTCGGCGCGAGCGAAGTCGACCAGCTCGTGCCGCGGCTCGCGGCGCGCGGCCTCGTCGCGTCGGACGCGCTCTCGGCGCACCCGGGCGTGCGGCTCTACACCGGCGACCTGCCGCACGTGCGCTACCTGAAGATCAGCGAGGGGTGCGACCACGGGTGTGCGTTCTGCGCGATCCCGCTCATGCGCGGGCGGCACCGCTCGTTCGCGCCGGCCGACGTGGTGCGCGAGGCGCAGCTGCTCGAGCTGCAGGGCGCGCGCGAGGTCAACCTGGTCGCGCAGGACCTCGCGCACTACGGCCGGGACCGGGGCGACGGCGTGCGGCTCCCCGACCTGCTGGAATTGTTGCTGGCGGAGACGGGCGTGCCGTGGTACCGCAACCTGTACCTGTACCCGACCGGGATCACCCCGCGGCTGCTCGACGTCGTCGCGGCGAGCCCGCGCGTGGTGCGCTACCTCGACATGCCGATCCAGCACGCGAGCGACGCGGTGCTCGCGCGCATGCGGCGCCCGGAGCGCCAGCGGACGATGCGGGAGAAGCTCGCGCGCTTCCGCGACGCAGTGCCGGGGGTGGCCATCCGGACGACGTGCATCGTCGGGTTCCCCGGGGAGGCCGAGGACGACTTCCTCGCGCTCTGCGACTTTCTCGAGGAGGCGCGCTTCGACCGCGTGGGCGCGTTCGCGTACTCGCCGCAGGAGGGTACGCGCGCGTACGACCTCGCCGACGACGTGCCGGACGTCGTGAAGCGCGACCGGCTGGAGCGGCTGACCGAGCTGCAGCGCGCGATCACGGCGGAGCGGTACGAGGAACGCGTCGGCGCGCGCGCGACGGTGCTCGTCGACCGCGCGGCGGCGGGCGGGGCCGGGGCGGCGCAGGCCCGCGCGGCGTGGCAGGCCGACGACGTCGACGGCGTGACGTGGGTCGAGACCGCCGCGCCGGCGGGCAGCTTCGTCGAGGTCGTCGTGCGCGAGGTCGTCGACGACTACGACTTCCGCGCCACGGCCACCGGCGCGGCGCACGACGCGCCGGCGCCGCCGGCCGCGCGCCGGCGGGCGCCGCGCGTACTGCCGCTCGCGGTGGCGGGCGCCGGCCCGGGGCCGGCGGCGCCGGTCGGCCGCTACGGGCGGTGA